One Deltaproteobacteria bacterium genomic window, TCGCGTCCCATCGCGCTCACCGGTCCGCTACTCCTTCTCGACCCCGGCGCGCAGCGGGAAGCCGCGCTCCTCGGCGAGCTGGTGCACCATCGCCACCTTGGTCTCGGCCACCTCGAGCACGTAGACCCCCGCGACGCCCATCCCGGAGCGGTGGATCGTCAGCATGAGCTGGGTCGCCTCCGCCGGGCTCTTGCGGAACACCTGCTCGAGCAGGTTCACGACGAACTCCATCGGCGTGTAGTCGTCGTTGAAGAGCAGCACCTTGAAGCGCGCGGGCCGCTCGAGCTTCGGCCGCGTGCGCGTCGCCACCTCGCGCTCGCGGAGCGGGGTGTCGGCCGGCCCTGCGGGGCCCTTCGGGGCTTCGGGCATGGGAGCAGGATAGCGGGGCACGGGGGGCGCGGGCGCGGCCTGGTCGGGAAGGCAAGGGTTCGCGGGGGGATCGGATCGACGGCCTTCGAGGCCGTCGATCCGATGAACTTGCCAAGCCTCGCAGGCGTCCTGATGGCTTCGCTCGCCTTCGGCTCGCTGCGCGCTCCGCAGCCGCAAGGCCGGCTGCTCCGCTTGCATGGCGCCGACCCTGCGCGTGGCTTCGCGTCCTTGCTACTCCGCGCGTTGCTAGCCTCCGCGCGTGGCGGAGATCGAGCTGGCCGAGGGTGTGCGCGCGATCGCGCGCGAGGAGTGGAACGCGCTGGTCGGCGGGGATTCGCCGTTCCTCGAATGGGAGTGGCTGGCCTCGCTCGAGGAGTCGGGCGCCGTCGGGGCGGAGGCCGGCTGGCTGCCGCGCCCGCTCGTGGCACGCGCGGGCGGGCGGCTCGTCGCGGCCTGCCCGCTCTACCTGAAGGCGCACAGCGAGGGCGAGTTCGTCTTCGACCACGGCTGGGCCGATGCCGCCGAGCGCGCGGGCATCCGCTACTACCCGAAGCTGCTGGTGGGCGTCCCGTTCACGCCGGTCAGCGGCGCGCGCCTGCTCGTCGCGGCGGGCGCCGATCGCGGCGCGTGGCTGGCGCGGCTCGCCGCGGCGCTGCGCGAGCTCGGCGAGAGCAACGGCCTCTCGGGCGCCCACGTGAACTTCTGCCGCGAGGACGAGCTCGCGGCCCTCGTCGCCGCCGGCTGGCTGCCCCGCCTGGGCCTCCAGTACCACTGGCTGCGCCGCGACTGGAGCTGCTTCGAGGACTACCTCGGCGGGCTGCGCCACAAGCGCCGCAAGGAGGTCCGGCGCGAGCTGCGCGCCGTCGCCGAGGCGGGGCTCACGATCGAGACCCGCAGCGGCGCCGCCATCCCCGACGCCTGGTTCGCCCCGATGTGGCGCTTCTACCGGGCCACGGTCGACACCAACCCGTGGGGGCGCCGCTACCTGAACCCGCGCTTCTTCGAGCTCGTGCGCGAGCGCTTCCGCGAGCGGCTGTGCTTCGTGATGGCGCTGCGCGACGGCGTGCCGGTGGCGGGCGCCTTCAACGTGCAGAAGGGCGATGCGCTCTACGGCCGCTACTGGGGCGCCGACGACTACGTGAAGCACCTGCACTTCGCGGTCTGCTACTACGCGGGCATCGAGCACTGCCTGCGCGAGGGCCTCGCGCGCTTCGAGCCCGGCGCCGGCGGCCCCTACAAGCAGGTGCGCGGCTTCGACGCGCAGCCGACGCGCAGCGCCCACTGGCTCGCCGACGGGCGCCTGCGCGACGCCGTCGCGCGCTACCTGGCGGACGAGCGTGCCGAGACCCGCGAGGCGATCGAGCGGCTGCGCGAGCGCTCGGCCCTCAAGCCCGAGGCCTGCTGAGGCGATGGGCGCGCCGCCGGCCGCCCTCCCCGCCGACCTGCGCGAGCACCCGATCGTGCTCTTCGACGGCGTCTGCAACCTGTGCACGGGCGCCGTGCGCTTCGCGATCGCGCGCGACCCCGCCGCGCGCCTGCGCTTCGCGCCGCTCGAGTCCCCGCTCGGGCGCGCGCTGCTCGCGCGCCACGGGCTCGATCCCGGCGCGCTCGACACCCTCGTGCTCGTGGACGGCGACGGCGCCCACCAGCGCAGCACGGCGGTGCTGCGCCTCGCCGCCGGCCTGCGCGCGCCCTGGCGCTGGCTCGCGCCGGCCCTGCTGCGGATCCCGCGGCCGCTTCGCGACGCCCTATACGACCGGGTCGCGCGCCACCGCGATCGCTGGTTCGGCCGGCGCGCGGAGTGCCTCGTGCCGACCCCGGAGCTTCGCGGGCGCTTCCTCTAGCGCGCGGCGGGCGGCGCGCGGCGGGCGGGCGCGCGGCGAGCGGCGGGCGGGCGCGCGGCGAGCGGCGCGCGGCGGGCCCTCAATCGAAGCCGAGCAGCCGGCACGAGGCCAGCACCATCGCCGGCACGAGCAGCGCGCTCGCGAGGTCGAGCACGAGGCCGTTGCGCGCCATCGCGAGGATCGGGATGCAGCCCGAGCCGTAGACGATCGCGTTGGGCGGCGTCGAGACGGGCAGCATGAAGCCCATGCTCGACATCAGCGCGACGGCGAGCGCGGGCGGCACCGGCGACACGCCGGCGGCCTGCGCCGAGGCGATCACGAGCGGGGCGAGCATGGTCGCGGTCGCGGTGTTCGACGTGGTCTCGGTCAGGAGCAGCGCCACCCACGCGAAGAGGAAGGTGAGCGCCGGCAGCGAGTGGCTGCCCGTCCACGCCACGAGTCCCGCGCCGAGGGCCTCCGCGAGCCCCGTCCGGAACATCGCACCGCCGAGCGCGAGCCCGCCGCCGAAGAGGAGCAGCGTGCCCCAGTCGATGCGGGCCGCCTCGTGCCACTCGAGCGTGAAGCGCCGGGCCGCCCAGTCCACCGGCAGCACGAAGAGGAGCCCCGCGCCGAGCACCGCCACGACGGGCTCGGGCAGGAGCGCGTCGAGCCGCGCGACGAGCGGCGCCTCGGGCCCGAGCACGACCGCGAGCAGCCCCGGCGCGACCCAGGCCGCGACCGTGAGCGCGAAGACCGCGAGCACGTTGCGCTCGCGGCGCGAGAGCGGGCCGGCCCGGGAGGCGTCCCCTTCCAGGAGGGCGGTGCGGGCGGGCGGCGGGACGTCGGGCGGCAGCGCGAAGCGCAGCCAGCCGAGGAGCAGGGCCAGCATCACGAGCGCCACCGGCGTCCCGACCACCAGGAAGTGGAAGAACGGGATGCGCACGCCCGCGAGCGCCTCGAGCTGGCCCAGCGTGATCATGTTGGGGGCCGTTCCGACGGGGGTCGCCATGCCCCCGATCGACGCGGCATAGCCGACGGTCAGCATCAGCGCGGTGCCCCAGCGCAGCCGGCGCGGATCGGTGCCGGGGCCCTTCGCGCGGGCCAGGGCGGCGAGCACCGAGAGCGCGATCGGGAACACGATCGCCGTCGTGGCCGTGTTGTTGAGCCAGCCCGAGATGCCCGCGGTGAGCACGCCGAAGGCGACCAGGATGCGCGTCGGCGAGGCGGCGACGGCGGGGCGCGCGAGCACGGCGAGCGCGATCCGGCGGTCGAGGCCGCTCGCGGCCATCGCCTCGGCGAGCAGGAAGCTGCCGAGGAAGAGGAACACGATCGGGTCGCCGAAGGGCGCGAAGGTCTCGGCGGCGCTCCCGATCCCGAGCACGACCGCGAGCGCGGGCCCGAGCAGCGAGGTGACCGGGATCGGCACCGCCTCGGTCATCCACCAGACGAGCACGAGGCCGAGCACGGCGGCGAGCCGCCCGGCCGCCGGATCCGGCAGCGGCAGCGGGAAGAGCAGCAGCGCCGCGAAGAGCAGCGGGCCCGCGAAGAGCCCCGCCGAGCGGCGCAGGCGGTCGACCCGCTGCTCGGCCGCCGAGAGCGTCTCGGTCGGCGGCGACTCGGAGTCGGAGGCGATCCGGGGCTCGAGCACGGGCGGCAGTCTACCGGCGCGGGCGCGCGTCGCGCCCTTGTGCGCGGCCCGTCCGGGAGGCGATCATGCCGCTCCCGACGGAGGCCCCCGATGACCACCCCGCGACCGCTCGACCCCGACGCCCTCAAGGCCTACGCGAAGCGCCTCTTCGGCCACCTCGAGGGCGCCATGACCTCCGCGATGGTGTACCTCGGCGACCACCTCGGGCTGTATCGCGCGCTCGCCGGCGCCGGCGCGCTCGACGCTTCCGCGCTCGCCGCGCGCACGGGGCTGCACGAGCGCTGGCTGCGCGAGTGGCTCCAGCAGCAGGGGGCGGCGGGCCTCCTCCGCTACCACGGCGAGGGCCGCTTCGAGCTCCCGGCGGAGGGCGAGGCGGTGCTCGCGAACGAGGCGCACCCGGCCTGCGGGATCGGCTTCTTCGCGCAGCTCCCCGCGCTGATGGCGGTGGCCGAGCGCCTTCCGGAGGCGTTCCGCACCGGTGTCGGCCTGCCCTACGACGCCTTCGGGCCCGAGGGCGCCGCCGGCATCGAGCGCGGCCTGGCCCCCTGGTTCCGCGCGCTGCTCGTGCCCTTCGCGCTGCCGCGCGTCCCCGGCGCCCAGGCCCTCCTCGAGCAGGGCGCGCGCGCCGCCGACGTGGGCTGCGGCGCCGGCGTCGCCGTGCTCGAGCTGGCGCGGGCCTTCCCGCGCTCGGAGTTCCACGGCTACGACATCTCGCAGCACGCGCTGGGGCGCGCCGAGTCGAACCGCCGCGCCGCCGGCCTCGCCAACGCGCGCTTCCACGACGCCCTCGTCGACCCGCTGCCCGAGGACGGCTCGTTCCGCTTCCTCACCACCTTCGACTGCCTGCACGACATGACCGACCCGGCCGGGATGGCCCGCCGCATCCGGCGCGCGCTCGCCGACGACGGCCTGTGGCTGATCGCCGACATCAAGGCCCACGAGAGCTACGAGCGCAACGTCGAGAAGAACCCGATGGCGGCGATGATGTACGGCACCTCGGTGCTGAGCTGCATGTCCTCGGCGCTCTCGGAGCCGGGCGGCGCCGGGCTCGGCACGCTCGGCCTGCACGCGGGCCTGCTCGAGCGGATCGTGCGCGAGGCGGGCTTCACGCGCCTCGCGAGCCTCGACCTCGGCCACCCGGTGAACGCCTTCTACCTGGTCCAGCCTTGACCACTACCCGGTAGGGGTATATCGTCCGGGCCTCCCGAGGAGGGAGAGCCGTGAAGCCCGCGCTCCGCACCCAGGTCGAGCAGCGCCTGCGCCGGATCGCCGGCCAGGTGGCCGGCATCCAGCGCATGGTGGACGAGGACCGCTACTGCGTGGACGTGCTCCTCCAGGTGGCGGCGGTGCGCGCGGCGCTCGACGGGGTGGGCAAGCTGGTGCTCGCGGGCCACGTCGAGACCTGCGTGGCCGGCGCCTTCGCCGGCGGCAGCGCGCGCGAGCGCAAGAAGAAGATGGACGAGCTGCTCGAGGTCTTCGCCCGCTTCGGGGCGCTGGAGGCACGCTAGCCGTGCGCGACCCGGTGTGCGGCATGGAGGTGGCGGCGGACGCCCCGCTCGGCGCCGAGCACGCGGGCCGGGTCTACCGCTTCTGCAACCCGCGCTGCCGCGAGAAGTTCGTGGCCGACCCCGAGCGCTGGCTCGCGCCGGTCAGCGAGGCCCCGCCCGCCGCGGCGCCGGCGCCGGGCCGGCGCTTCACCTGCCCGATGCACCCCGAGGTCGTGCGCGACGCGCCCGGGGACTGCCCCCTGTGCGGGATGGCGCTCGAGCCGCTCGCGCCGAGCCTCGAGGACGAGGGAGACAGCGAGGAGCTGCGCGACCTGCGCCGGCGCCTGCGCGTGAGCGCCCTCCTGACCCTGCCGGTCTTCGCGCTGGCGATGGGGGAGATGATCCCGGGCCTCTCGCACGCGCTCGCCAGCCCCGCCCTCGCCTGGCTCCAGCTCGCCCTCGCGACCCCCGTCGTGCTGTGGGGCGGCGCGCCCTTCTTCGCGCGCGCCTGGGCCTCGCTGCGCACGCGCCTCAACATGTTCACGCTCATCGCGCTCGGGACCGGCGCCGCCTGGGCCTCCAGCGTGGCGGCCCTGCTGGCGCCGGGCTGGTTCCCGGCCTCGTTCCGCGACGCCCACGGCCGGCTGCCGCTCTACTTCGAGGCGGCGGCGGTGATCGTGACGCTGGTCCTGCTCGGGCAGGTGCTCGAGCTGCGTGCGCGCAGCCGCACGGGCGCCGCCATTCGGGCGCTGCTCGGGCTCGCGCCGAAGACCGCCCGCCGCCTGCGGCCCGACGGCAGCGAGGAGGACGTCCCGCTCGACGCCGTCCACCCGGGCGACCGCCTGCGCGTGCGGCCCGGCGAGAAGGTGCCGGTGGACGGGGTCGTCGAGGAGGGCCACAGCGCGGTCGACGAGTCGATGCTGACGGGCGAGCCGATCCCGGTCGAGAAGGC contains:
- a CDS encoding ATP-dependent Clp protease adaptor ClpS; translation: MPEAPKGPAGPADTPLREREVATRTRPKLERPARFKVLLFNDDYTPMEFVVNLLEQVFRKSPAEATQLMLTIHRSGMGVAGVYVLEVAETKVAMVHQLAEERGFPLRAGVEKE
- a CDS encoding SLC13 family permease encodes the protein MLEPRIASDSESPPTETLSAAEQRVDRLRRSAGLFAGPLLFAALLLFPLPLPDPAAGRLAAVLGLVLVWWMTEAVPIPVTSLLGPALAVVLGIGSAAETFAPFGDPIVFLFLGSFLLAEAMAASGLDRRIALAVLARPAVAASPTRILVAFGVLTAGISGWLNNTATTAIVFPIALSVLAALARAKGPGTDPRRLRWGTALMLTVGYAASIGGMATPVGTAPNMITLGQLEALAGVRIPFFHFLVVGTPVALVMLALLLGWLRFALPPDVPPPARTALLEGDASRAGPLSRRERNVLAVFALTVAAWVAPGLLAVVLGPEAPLVARLDALLPEPVVAVLGAGLLFVLPVDWAARRFTLEWHEAARIDWGTLLLFGGGLALGGAMFRTGLAEALGAGLVAWTGSHSLPALTFLFAWVALLLTETTSNTATATMLAPLVIASAQAAGVSPVPPALAVALMSSMGFMLPVSTPPNAIVYGSGCIPILAMARNGLVLDLASALLVPAMVLASCRLLGFD
- a CDS encoding GNAT family N-acetyltransferase, giving the protein MAEIELAEGVRAIAREEWNALVGGDSPFLEWEWLASLEESGAVGAEAGWLPRPLVARAGGRLVAACPLYLKAHSEGEFVFDHGWADAAERAGIRYYPKLLVGVPFTPVSGARLLVAAGADRGAWLARLAAALRELGESNGLSGAHVNFCREDELAALVAAGWLPRLGLQYHWLRRDWSCFEDYLGGLRHKRRKEVRRELRAVAEAGLTIETRSGAAIPDAWFAPMWRFYRATVDTNPWGRRYLNPRFFELVRERFRERLCFVMALRDGVPVAGAFNVQKGDALYGRYWGADDYVKHLHFAVCYYAGIEHCLREGLARFEPGAGGPYKQVRGFDAQPTRSAHWLADGRLRDAVARYLADERAETREAIERLRERSALKPEAC
- a CDS encoding methyltransferase domain-containing protein, with the protein product MTTPRPLDPDALKAYAKRLFGHLEGAMTSAMVYLGDHLGLYRALAGAGALDASALAARTGLHERWLREWLQQQGAAGLLRYHGEGRFELPAEGEAVLANEAHPACGIGFFAQLPALMAVAERLPEAFRTGVGLPYDAFGPEGAAGIERGLAPWFRALLVPFALPRVPGAQALLEQGARAADVGCGAGVAVLELARAFPRSEFHGYDISQHALGRAESNRRAAGLANARFHDALVDPLPEDGSFRFLTTFDCLHDMTDPAGMARRIRRALADDGLWLIADIKAHESYERNVEKNPMAAMMYGTSVLSCMSSALSEPGGAGLGTLGLHAGLLERIVREAGFTRLASLDLGHPVNAFYLVQP
- a CDS encoding DCC1-like thiol-disulfide oxidoreductase family protein, producing the protein MGAPPAALPADLREHPIVLFDGVCNLCTGAVRFAIARDPAARLRFAPLESPLGRALLARHGLDPGALDTLVLVDGDGAHQRSTAVLRLAAGLRAPWRWLAPALLRIPRPLRDALYDRVARHRDRWFGRRAECLVPTPELRGRFL
- a CDS encoding metal-sensitive transcriptional regulator, translating into MKPALRTQVEQRLRRIAGQVAGIQRMVDEDRYCVDVLLQVAAVRAALDGVGKLVLAGHVETCVAGAFAGGSARERKKKMDELLEVFARFGALEAR